One stretch of Bradyrhizobium canariense DNA includes these proteins:
- the phnN gene encoding phosphonate metabolism protein/1,5-bisphosphokinase (PRPP-forming) PhnN, with product MTETLTTSGHRPRAIGPGRLVLVVGPSGAGKDTLLGLARSACADDLNIVFPRRLVTREASASEDNAQISHDAFRQALANDAYAMHWEAHGHCYALPRAIDDDIRAGRTVIANVSRTIIGAMRQAYADVAVILITAPPQVLAERLAMRARSSDGKIDQRLGRTVDAAATPDITIVNVSSAEYHARQFVRIIKGDRWDE from the coding sequence ATGACGGAAACATTGACGACATCCGGTCACCGGCCGCGAGCGATCGGTCCGGGCCGGCTTGTTCTGGTGGTGGGTCCGAGCGGCGCAGGCAAGGATACGCTGCTTGGCCTCGCGAGATCTGCCTGTGCGGATGATCTCAACATCGTGTTTCCGCGCCGCTTGGTCACGCGCGAGGCGTCGGCCTCCGAGGACAATGCGCAAATCAGCCATGATGCCTTCCGGCAGGCGCTCGCGAACGATGCGTACGCCATGCATTGGGAGGCGCATGGCCATTGCTACGCGCTGCCGCGCGCGATTGACGATGATATCCGCGCCGGCCGCACGGTGATTGCCAACGTATCGCGCACAATCATTGGCGCGATGCGCCAGGCGTACGCCGATGTCGCGGTGATCTTGATCACGGCGCCGCCTCAGGTTCTTGCCGAAAGGCTTGCGATGCGGGCGCGCAGCAGCGACGGCAAGATCGATCAACGGCTCGGTCGCACGGTCGATGCTGCAGCAACACCCGATATCACCATCGTGAATGTCAGCAGCGCCGAATATCACGCGCGCCAGTTCGTTCGGATTATCAAAGGCGATCGCTGGGACGAATAA
- a CDS encoding alpha-D-ribose 1-methylphosphonate 5-triphosphate diphosphatase, which produces MKSTSETVIGNARIVLADRVIERGWIAFSDGRVAEYGEGSAPAGSEDAGGDLVMPGLIELHTDHLEAHYVPRPKVFWDPIAAVISYDGQLATSGITTVLDSLRVWREDGAEEVDGRAGLLAEAIATARDGNLLRADHFLHLRCEIPMPSVVEEAKELVGRPDVRLMSLMDHTPGQRQFRDEGKLRDYYRGKGAGMTDAELDVLFEKRFAYQKAYAATNMRAIVALAHQHEIPLASHDDTTGDNVTDAIRDRVSVAEFPTTMEAARGLHQAGIGILMGAPNVVRGGSHSGNIAAVDLAREGLLDILSSDYIPSSLLMGALQLPQRVPAIDLASAVRTVTKTPAEAVGLSDRGEIAVGKRADLIRVHIARDVPVVRAAWREGQRVA; this is translated from the coding sequence ATGAAATCAACGTCCGAAACCGTCATTGGCAATGCCAGGATCGTTCTGGCGGACCGTGTGATCGAACGTGGCTGGATCGCCTTTTCCGATGGCCGTGTTGCTGAATATGGCGAGGGCAGCGCGCCTGCAGGCAGCGAGGATGCGGGCGGCGATCTGGTCATGCCGGGCCTGATCGAACTGCATACCGATCATCTGGAAGCCCATTATGTGCCGCGCCCAAAAGTATTCTGGGACCCGATCGCCGCCGTCATCTCCTATGACGGGCAGCTCGCGACATCGGGCATCACGACGGTGCTGGATTCGCTGCGGGTCTGGCGCGAAGATGGCGCCGAGGAGGTTGACGGGCGGGCTGGTTTGCTGGCCGAGGCGATCGCGACCGCGCGCGACGGCAATCTGTTGCGAGCCGATCATTTCCTGCATCTGCGCTGCGAAATCCCGATGCCAAGCGTGGTCGAGGAGGCCAAGGAGCTCGTTGGCCGGCCGGACGTGCGGCTGATGTCGTTGATGGATCATACGCCGGGCCAGCGGCAGTTTCGCGATGAGGGCAAGCTGCGCGATTATTACCGCGGCAAGGGCGCCGGGATGACCGACGCCGAGCTCGACGTGCTGTTTGAAAAGCGCTTCGCCTATCAGAAGGCGTACGCGGCGACCAATATGCGCGCGATCGTGGCACTGGCGCATCAGCACGAGATCCCGCTTGCGAGCCATGATGACACTACGGGGGACAACGTCACCGACGCGATCCGCGACCGGGTTTCGGTGGCTGAGTTTCCGACCACGATGGAAGCCGCGCGCGGCTTGCACCAGGCCGGCATCGGCATTCTGATGGGGGCGCCGAACGTGGTGCGCGGCGGCTCGCATTCCGGCAATATCGCCGCAGTCGATCTCGCCCGCGAAGGGCTGTTGGACATTCTGTCGTCCGATTACATCCCTTCGAGCCTGTTGATGGGCGCGCTGCAATTGCCACAGCGCGTGCCCGCGATCGATCTCGCCTCTGCGGTCCGCACCGTCACCAAAACGCCCGCGGAAGCGGTCGGCCTTTCCGATCGCGGCGAGATTGCGGTCGGCAAGCGCGCTGACCTGATCCGCGTGCATATTGCGCGCGATGTCCCGGTGGTGCGTGCGGCATGGCGGGAAGGGCAGCGTGTGGCATGA
- a CDS encoding dihydrodipicolinate synthase family protein, translating to MTDFHGVFPYLISPLDPDGKIRREVLGRLCDDLIKSGVHGLTPLGSTGEFAYLNNTQRTAVVQTTIEAAKGRVPVVAGVVSTSTTDAVAQAKSYQKLGADGILAIVEAYFPLADAQIESYFRAVADAVDIPVVIYTNPQFQRSDLTLDVIARLSAHPRIRYIKDASTNTGRLLSIMNRCGDNIKVFSASAHIPAAVMLIGGVGWMAGPACLIPRQSVELYNLCKAERWGEAMALQRRLWRINEAFARYNLAACIKAGLASQGYDAGDPVAPQAALTADERKAVEKVLRDIG from the coding sequence ATGACCGATTTCCACGGCGTTTTCCCTTATCTCATCTCGCCGCTCGATCCCGACGGCAAGATCCGCCGCGAAGTGCTGGGCAGGCTCTGCGACGATCTCATCAAGTCGGGCGTTCATGGACTGACGCCGCTCGGCTCGACCGGTGAGTTCGCCTACCTGAACAATACGCAGCGCACGGCCGTGGTGCAGACCACCATCGAGGCCGCCAAAGGCCGCGTGCCGGTGGTTGCCGGCGTCGTCTCAACCTCGACGACCGATGCGGTCGCGCAGGCCAAGTCCTATCAGAAGCTCGGCGCCGACGGCATTCTCGCCATCGTGGAAGCGTATTTTCCGCTCGCCGACGCGCAGATCGAATCCTATTTTCGCGCCGTCGCGGACGCGGTCGATATTCCCGTCGTCATCTACACCAATCCACAATTCCAGCGCTCTGATTTGACGCTCGACGTCATCGCTCGGCTCTCGGCCCATCCGCGTATCCGCTACATCAAGGATGCTTCGACCAATACCGGCCGATTGCTGTCGATCATGAATCGCTGCGGCGACAACATCAAAGTGTTCTCGGCGTCCGCCCACATCCCGGCGGCGGTGATGCTGATCGGCGGGGTCGGCTGGATGGCGGGACCTGCCTGCCTTATCCCGCGTCAGAGCGTCGAGCTTTATAATCTCTGCAAGGCCGAACGCTGGGGCGAAGCGATGGCCTTGCAGCGTCGGTTGTGGCGCATCAACGAAGCCTTTGCGCGCTACAATCTGGCAGCCTGTATCAAGGCCGGCCTTGCGAGCCAGGGCTACGACGCCGGCGATCCCGTGGCCCCGCAGGCGGCCCTGACGGCGGACGAGCGCAAGGCGGTCGAGAAGGTGTTGCGGGATATCGGCTGA
- a CDS encoding acetoacetate decarboxylase translates to MRKADILKLPSMPMAGPSYPAGPYRFVNREFLVITYETDPDLIRAGLPEPLEPIEQPLMHYEWIKMPDSSGFGSYTESGLVIPARLNGEDVNFVSQMYLDDDPPIAAGREIWGFPKKYAHPKLEVVKDTLTGTLEYANQLVAMGTMGYKHEAMAGDGELTRATLSKTQINLKLIPGVDGRAEVCQLVAINLTDIVVKGSWIGPGRLHLVPHVNAPVADFPVRRVIGAHHFLADLTLPYGRVVYDYNKEDEDLAEAAE, encoded by the coding sequence ATGCGCAAGGCAGATATCCTGAAGCTTCCGTCGATGCCGATGGCGGGCCCGAGCTATCCGGCGGGACCGTATCGTTTCGTCAATCGCGAATTCCTGGTCATCACCTATGAAACCGATCCCGACCTGATCCGTGCCGGCCTGCCTGAACCGCTGGAGCCGATCGAACAGCCATTGATGCACTATGAGTGGATCAAGATGCCCGACAGCTCGGGCTTTGGAAGCTATACCGAGTCCGGTCTGGTGATTCCGGCGCGCCTGAATGGCGAAGACGTCAATTTCGTCTCGCAGATGTATCTTGACGACGATCCGCCGATTGCTGCGGGCCGCGAGATCTGGGGCTTTCCCAAGAAATATGCCCATCCGAAGCTCGAGGTGGTGAAGGATACGCTGACGGGCACGCTCGAATATGCCAATCAGCTCGTCGCCATGGGGACCATGGGTTACAAGCACGAAGCCATGGCAGGCGATGGCGAATTGACACGTGCGACGCTGTCAAAGACGCAAATCAATCTGAAATTGATTCCCGGTGTCGATGGCCGGGCGGAAGTCTGCCAGCTTGTCGCGATCAACCTGACTGACATCGTCGTCAAGGGATCGTGGATCGGTCCCGGCCGGCTTCATCTTGTGCCGCATGTCAACGCGCCCGTGGCTGACTTTCCGGTGCGTCGCGTGATCGGCGCCCATCATTTCCTCGCCGACCTGACATTGCCCTATGGCCGCGTGGTCTACGACTACAACAAGGAGGATGAAGACCTGGCGGAGGCCGCGGAGTAA
- the sugE gene encoding quaternary ammonium compound efflux SMR transporter SugE, protein MSAWLALVAAGLFEVAWALGLKYSDGLTRFWPTAATLVAIALSFGLMAVALRSLPFGTAYAVWTGIGAVGSIIVGMIVYSEPTDPVRILCLSLIVAGMVGLKLNSPV, encoded by the coding sequence GTGAGTGCATGGCTCGCACTCGTGGCGGCGGGCCTGTTTGAAGTCGCCTGGGCCTTGGGCTTGAAATATTCCGACGGTCTCACCCGATTCTGGCCGACCGCCGCGACGCTGGTTGCGATCGCACTCAGCTTCGGACTGATGGCGGTGGCGCTTCGGTCGCTGCCGTTCGGCACGGCCTATGCGGTTTGGACCGGGATTGGCGCGGTGGGCAGCATCATCGTTGGAATGATCGTCTACAGCGAGCCCACCGACCCCGTGCGGATTCTCTGCCTGTCATTGATTGTGGCGGGGATGGTTGGACTTAAGCTCAATTCGCCGGTGTGA
- a CDS encoding DUF3551 domain-containing protein, which produces MKLVSGKIAASAAFVTLAASAAMLPSAADAGDYCYNSATGGSSCSYTSMEQCQATASGRGAWCSHAIDWSKFPGYGGSYASYPKKGRGRKPVAPPSDMPQKGEGGQ; this is translated from the coding sequence ATGAAATTGGTTTCGGGGAAAATCGCGGCGTCAGCGGCGTTCGTGACTCTGGCTGCGTCAGCCGCCATGCTGCCTTCCGCGGCAGACGCAGGCGACTATTGCTACAACTCGGCAACCGGCGGCTCGAGCTGCTCCTATACAAGCATGGAGCAATGCCAAGCGACGGCATCAGGTCGGGGCGCCTGGTGCTCCCACGCCATCGACTGGTCCAAGTTCCCTGGTTATGGCGGCAGTTACGCTTCCTACCCGAAGAAGGGCCGAGGTCGAAAGCCGGTTGCGCCTCCGAGCGACATGCCGCAAAAGGGCGAAGGTGGGCAGTAA
- the phnK gene encoding phosphonate C-P lyase system protein PhnK, producing the protein MLNAANDDQPLLVADALGKSYGRLMACRDVSFALYSGEVLAIVGESGSGKSTLLQLLSAQLAPSAGRVSYRMRDGVMRDLAALGEAERRFLFRTDWGYVHQDPAQGLRMAVSAGANVGERLMAVGWNHYGRIRDTASSWLERVEIDVGRIDDAPRTYSGGMRQRLQIARNLVTEPRLVFMDEPTGGLDVSVQARLLDLMRNLVSELGLAAIVVTHDLAVARLLSHRVMVMKGGRVIETGLTDQVLDDPREPYTQLLVSSILPA; encoded by the coding sequence ATGCTAAACGCCGCAAATGACGATCAGCCGCTCTTGGTCGCAGACGCCTTAGGCAAGTCCTACGGCCGGTTGATGGCCTGCCGCGATGTTTCCTTTGCGCTCTATTCCGGCGAGGTGCTGGCGATCGTCGGCGAATCCGGTTCGGGCAAGTCGACGCTGTTGCAATTGCTGTCGGCCCAGCTTGCGCCGAGTGCAGGACGGGTATCGTACCGGATGCGCGACGGCGTCATGCGTGACCTCGCCGCGTTGGGCGAAGCCGAACGGCGGTTTTTGTTTCGCACCGACTGGGGCTATGTGCACCAGGATCCGGCGCAAGGTTTGCGGATGGCGGTGTCGGCCGGCGCCAATGTCGGCGAGCGGTTGATGGCGGTGGGCTGGAACCACTACGGCCGGATCCGCGACACCGCGTCGTCCTGGCTAGAGCGCGTCGAAATCGATGTCGGGCGCATTGACGATGCACCACGAACTTATTCAGGCGGCATGCGTCAGCGGCTGCAGATCGCGCGCAATCTCGTGACCGAGCCGCGTCTCGTCTTCATGGACGAACCGACCGGCGGCCTCGACGTGTCGGTACAGGCGCGCTTGCTCGACCTGATGCGCAATCTGGTCAGTGAACTCGGATTGGCGGCCATCGTCGTCACCCACGATCTCGCCGTGGCGCGGCTATTGTCCCATCGCGTGATGGTCATGAAAGGTGGCCGCGTGATCGAGACCGGGTTGACCGATCAGGTGCTCGACGATCCACGCGAGCCCTATACCCAACTGCTTGTTTCTTCGATTTTACCGGCATGA
- a CDS encoding UPF0104 family protein, which yields MHTLKTHLLQKALFSSARLKGLGVVISAGIVAMAVFALTHALKHVDYGEVFAVVERTNSGVIALALLLVAASYGSLTIYDVLALRTIGHADVPYRVAALASFTSYPIAHGVGAVALISPVIRYRIYVCNGLGALDVANICFLTGLTFWLGNLTAFGLSVLYEPAAISRIDYLAPELNRWLAAALLVGVAAFVVWSWRSPRHFGSLRWPVRLPSGPMVLLQIVIGIFDLGAATLAMYVLIPAGTDVGIFQVAVVFIIATLLGFASHAPAGLGVFDATILIGLGGDDKEPLIAALLMFRFLYHFLPFVMALGLFGAVEGWRSLRVKQRPS from the coding sequence ATGCACACCCTGAAAACTCATTTGCTGCAAAAGGCATTATTCAGCAGCGCCCGATTGAAGGGCCTCGGCGTCGTCATCAGTGCCGGCATCGTCGCGATGGCTGTATTCGCACTGACGCATGCATTGAAGCATGTCGATTACGGCGAAGTCTTCGCAGTCGTTGAGCGCACCAACTCCGGCGTGATTGCCTTGGCATTGCTGCTCGTGGCCGCCTCCTACGGAAGCCTGACGATTTACGATGTGCTGGCGCTTCGCACGATCGGTCACGCCGATGTTCCATATCGGGTCGCGGCGCTGGCGAGCTTTACCAGCTACCCGATTGCGCACGGCGTCGGCGCGGTTGCGCTGATCTCGCCGGTGATCCGCTACCGGATCTATGTGTGCAACGGCCTTGGCGCGCTCGATGTGGCAAATATCTGCTTTCTCACCGGGCTCACGTTCTGGCTCGGCAATCTGACCGCGTTCGGGCTCAGCGTGCTTTACGAGCCCGCGGCCATCAGCCGGATCGACTATCTCGCACCGGAGCTCAATCGATGGCTGGCTGCCGCACTGCTGGTGGGAGTCGCTGCTTTCGTGGTCTGGAGCTGGCGATCGCCCAGACATTTCGGTTCGCTGCGGTGGCCGGTGCGTTTGCCATCCGGGCCTATGGTGCTGCTGCAGATCGTGATCGGTATCTTCGATCTCGGCGCTGCGACGCTGGCGATGTATGTGCTGATCCCGGCCGGGACCGATGTCGGAATCTTTCAGGTCGCGGTCGTTTTCATCATTGCGACATTGCTGGGCTTCGCGAGCCACGCGCCGGCAGGACTCGGCGTATTCGATGCAACAATCCTGATCGGGCTGGGCGGCGACGACAAGGAGCCGTTGATCGCGGCGTTGCTGATGTTCCGCTTCCTGTACCACTTCCTCCCGTTCGTGATGGCGCTCGGCCTGTTCGGCGCCGTGGAAGGGTGGAGGAGTTTGCGCGTGAAGCAGCGACCGTCGTGA
- a CDS encoding pyridoxamine 5'-phosphate oxidase family protein, translating into MSDIATVEQLEAIYGQPNDASTVKVADRVTPLYRVLIDKSPFAALATSGPEGLDCSPRGDLPGFVRVHDEKTLMMPDRRGNNRIDSLRNIVRDPRIALLFLIPGSGSTLRINGHGQVSADPDLLASFKMEGKAPRTVIVMTVGEIYFQCARAIVRSDLWNPDKRVDPKSLPTPGQILASMSDNAVGGESYDREWPERAQKTMW; encoded by the coding sequence ATGTCTGATATCGCAACCGTCGAGCAACTCGAGGCGATCTATGGCCAGCCGAACGATGCATCCACGGTAAAAGTAGCAGACCGCGTCACGCCGCTCTATCGCGTGCTGATCGACAAATCGCCGTTCGCGGCGTTGGCGACATCCGGGCCGGAGGGACTGGATTGCTCGCCGCGTGGCGATCTGCCCGGCTTCGTCCGGGTGCATGACGAAAAAACGTTGATGATGCCCGACCGCCGCGGCAACAACCGGATCGACTCGCTGCGCAATATCGTACGCGATCCCAGGATCGCACTGCTGTTCCTGATTCCGGGCTCCGGCAGCACGCTGCGCATCAACGGCCACGGGCAGGTGTCGGCGGACCCGGATCTGCTGGCGTCGTTCAAGATGGAGGGCAAGGCACCGCGCACGGTCATCGTCATGACGGTGGGTGAGATCTACTTTCAGTGTGCCCGCGCGATCGTGCGGTCCGATTTATGGAATCCGGACAAGCGGGTTGATCCCAAAAGCCTGCCGACGCCGGGACAGATCCTGGCTTCGATGAGCGATAACGCGGTCGGCGGCGAGAGCTACGATAGGGAATGGCCGGAGCGGGCGCAAAAGACGATGTGGTGA
- a CDS encoding DUF3419 family protein — MSTQLIADAVRNSRSDDQSTVWDRLFAFWFRRLVYTQIWEDPEADLAALRLPMGSTIVTISSGGCNALSYLTAQPAQVFAVDLNEAHLSLLKLKLAGLRAFSSYEDFWQFFGEAASPANSELYLDRLRPLLDAEARAYWDKRNAIGRPRHDYFTDGFYRHGMLGGFIGFAHLLAKFARIDRSALLNGKPDAPERVQAMGRLHRLFHSPLARLITGTPALLFSLGIPPQQRDLLGGGEPLNEVLYERLLRLINGHPNETNYFAWQALLRRYPGPGDRCLPPYLQRSRFERMRDGAGLIIPVHANLRHFLEALPARQIDAVVLLDSQDWMAPDEIGALWNAIDRSGSDDVRVIFRTAGKESPLENNELASLRHVWCRDEERSAVGFARDRSGIYGGFHCYARR, encoded by the coding sequence ATGAGCACACAACTTATCGCCGACGCGGTTCGCAATAGCAGAAGTGACGATCAATCGACCGTCTGGGACCGGCTTTTCGCGTTCTGGTTTCGTCGCCTGGTGTACACCCAGATATGGGAGGATCCGGAAGCCGATCTCGCGGCTCTGCGATTGCCGATGGGTTCGACCATCGTCACCATCTCGTCCGGCGGTTGCAACGCGCTGTCCTATCTCACGGCCCAGCCCGCCCAGGTTTTCGCCGTTGATCTCAACGAAGCGCACCTTTCGCTGCTTAAGCTCAAGCTTGCGGGCCTTCGTGCTTTCTCCAGCTATGAGGATTTCTGGCAATTCTTCGGTGAGGCGGCCTCGCCGGCCAACTCGGAGCTTTATCTCGACCGGCTGCGGCCCTTGCTCGACGCGGAGGCGCGCGCCTACTGGGACAAGCGTAACGCCATCGGGCGTCCACGGCATGACTATTTTACCGACGGGTTCTATCGCCACGGCATGCTCGGCGGCTTTATCGGCTTTGCGCACCTGCTGGCGAAATTCGCCCGCATCGATCGCTCGGCGTTGCTGAACGGCAAGCCGGATGCGCCCGAGCGCGTCCAGGCGATGGGCCGTCTTCATCGCCTGTTTCATTCGCCGCTGGCCCGCTTGATTACCGGGACTCCCGCCTTGCTGTTCAGCCTGGGTATTCCGCCTCAGCAGCGAGACCTGCTGGGAGGAGGCGAGCCGCTCAACGAAGTGCTCTATGAGCGGCTGTTGCGCCTGATCAACGGCCACCCCAACGAGACGAATTATTTCGCGTGGCAGGCGCTGCTCCGCCGTTATCCCGGACCCGGCGACCGCTGCCTGCCACCTTATTTGCAGCGCAGCCGATTTGAGCGCATGCGCGACGGTGCGGGACTGATCATTCCCGTCCACGCCAATCTTCGGCACTTCCTGGAAGCGCTGCCGGCGCGGCAAATCGATGCCGTCGTGTTGCTGGACTCGCAGGACTGGATGGCGCCGGACGAGATTGGAGCGCTTTGGAATGCGATCGACCGCTCCGGCAGCGACGACGTCCGCGTCATCTTCCGCACGGCGGGCAAAGAGTCCCCGCTGGAAAACAACGAGCTTGCATCGCTGCGCCACGTCTGGTGTCGCGACGAGGAGCGGAGCGCCGTCGGCTTTGCGCGAGACCGATCCGGAATTTACGGCGGGTTTCACTGCTACGCGCGGCGCTGA
- the phnL gene encoding phosphonate C-P lyase system protein PhnL gives MTAMIDISHAQKSFVMHLQGGVELPVVRGVSFHVVSGECVVLSGPSGAGKSSILKMIFGNYRCDSGRIGIRHLGEVIDLAKAEPRQVLSVRRSTIGYVSQFLRAVPRVATIDVVAEPLISNGIARAEAREQAGQLLRRLNIPERLWALPPSTFSGGEQQRVNIARGFISDLPILLLDEPTASLDAANRAVVVDLIDQKKRQGVAMVAIVHDDEIRHLIADRIVDVTSFAAAA, from the coding sequence ATGACCGCAATGATCGATATCAGCCATGCGCAAAAGAGTTTTGTCATGCATTTGCAGGGCGGGGTGGAACTGCCCGTGGTGCGCGGCGTCTCGTTCCACGTCGTATCGGGCGAATGCGTCGTGCTGTCGGGACCATCGGGCGCCGGCAAATCCTCGATCCTGAAGATGATCTTCGGCAATTATCGCTGCGACAGCGGCCGTATCGGCATCCGTCATCTGGGCGAGGTGATCGATCTTGCCAAAGCCGAGCCGCGGCAAGTGCTCAGCGTGCGCCGTTCCACCATTGGTTATGTCAGCCAGTTCCTGCGCGCGGTGCCTCGCGTTGCCACCATCGACGTGGTGGCGGAACCGTTGATCTCGAACGGGATCGCGCGCGCAGAGGCGCGCGAACAAGCGGGGCAATTGTTGCGCCGCCTCAATATCCCCGAACGGCTGTGGGCGTTGCCGCCGTCGACTTTCTCGGGCGGCGAGCAGCAGCGCGTCAACATCGCGCGGGGATTCATTTCCGACCTGCCGATCTTGTTGCTGGATGAGCCGACCGCCTCGCTCGATGCGGCCAATCGCGCCGTCGTGGTCGATCTGATCGATCAAAAGAAACGTCAGGGTGTCGCCATGGTGGCGATCGTCCACGACGATGAAATACGCCATCTGATCGCCGACCGGATCGTCGACGTGACATCGTTCGCGGCGGCGGCATGA
- a CDS encoding patatin-like phospholipase family protein, with translation MDARAPDTELATAPGWRPDRCDRIALVLQGGGALGAYQAGVYQALHEGGMEPDWVCGVSIGAINSAIIAGNRPEDRLEKLQIFWDRITARKVWHYTPDGDIYRKARNLTSSWLTTTLGQPGFFKPHDLNPWLSPAGAKTATSYYDTTPLRETLLELVDFDLINARKMHFAVGAVNVLTGNFLYFDNKKEVIAPEHVMASGALPPALPMVKIGTDHFWDGGIVSNTPLQHLLDQDDRKNSLVFQVDLFSARGLLPRDIHEVLARHKDIVYSSRTRYNTDVYKRMNNLKADFYKALLKIPENQLSNEERATRDHLAHLPGMTILQMIYQQRIYEGDSKDHEFSATSMREHWQSGLDDTRRTLQRRDWLAMPEEGMSIVVHDVHRERDY, from the coding sequence ATGGATGCGCGCGCGCCGGATACAGAACTTGCCACCGCGCCGGGCTGGCGACCCGACCGATGCGATCGGATCGCGCTGGTTCTGCAGGGCGGTGGCGCGTTAGGCGCTTATCAGGCGGGCGTCTATCAGGCACTGCACGAAGGGGGCATGGAGCCGGATTGGGTTTGCGGCGTCTCCATCGGCGCGATCAATTCGGCCATCATCGCGGGCAACCGGCCCGAGGATCGTCTGGAAAAGCTTCAGATCTTCTGGGATCGGATCACCGCACGCAAGGTGTGGCATTACACGCCGGACGGCGACATCTATCGCAAAGCCCGCAACCTCACGAGTTCATGGCTGACGACGACGCTGGGCCAGCCCGGCTTCTTCAAGCCGCACGACCTCAATCCGTGGTTAAGCCCCGCCGGCGCGAAAACCGCGACCAGCTATTACGACACCACGCCGCTGCGCGAGACCTTGCTGGAACTGGTCGACTTCGACCTGATCAATGCGCGCAAAATGCACTTTGCGGTCGGCGCCGTTAACGTCCTGACCGGCAACTTCCTGTATTTCGACAACAAGAAAGAAGTGATCGCGCCCGAGCACGTCATGGCCAGCGGCGCGCTGCCGCCCGCGTTGCCGATGGTCAAAATCGGCACCGATCATTTCTGGGATGGCGGTATCGTTTCCAATACGCCGCTGCAGCATCTGCTGGACCAGGACGACAGGAAAAACTCGCTGGTATTCCAGGTCGACCTCTTCAGCGCCCGCGGCCTGTTACCCCGCGATATTCACGAGGTTTTGGCGCGGCACAAGGATATCGTTTATTCCTCGCGCACCCGCTACAACACCGATGTCTATAAGCGCATGAATAATCTGAAAGCGGACTTCTACAAGGCGCTGCTGAAAATCCCGGAAAATCAACTAAGCAACGAGGAACGTGCGACGCGCGATCATTTGGCGCATCTGCCCGGGATGACCATCCTTCAGATGATCTATCAGCAGAGGATCTATGAAGGCGATTCGAAGGACCACGAATTCTCGGCGACTTCGATGCGCGAACATTGGCAAAGCGGTCTGGACGACACGAGGAGAACCCTGCAACGCCGCGATTGGCTGGCGATGCCGGAGGAAGGCATGAGCATCGTCGTGCATGACGTGCACCGCGAGCGGGACTATTGA
- a CDS encoding class I SAM-dependent methyltransferase → MPAVPSDISANISWPVEATDRMNRMYRRQRHIYDGTRRYYLLGRDQMIAGLQPSPGANILEIGCGTGRNLVLAAGLYRNARFFGVDVSTEMLTSAITAISRRGLAPQILVAHGDATAFDPQLLFGVPCFDHIMISYSLSMIPNWSKVLEAAIGHLKPGGRLHIVDFGKQERLPGMARALLLRWLALFDVTPRDDLERVLSRAGGACGADLKFERPFRGYAQYAVLTLPLTPSGPK, encoded by the coding sequence ATGCCCGCGGTTCCCTCCGACATCAGCGCGAACATCTCATGGCCGGTCGAAGCAACCGATCGCATGAACCGGATGTACCGCCGGCAGCGTCACATCTACGATGGAACGCGGCGATATTACTTGCTCGGTCGCGACCAGATGATCGCCGGTCTTCAGCCTTCCCCAGGCGCGAACATTCTGGAAATCGGCTGCGGAACCGGCCGAAATCTGGTGCTTGCCGCGGGGCTCTACCGGAATGCCCGATTTTTCGGCGTCGATGTTTCGACGGAAATGCTGACGTCGGCGATTACAGCTATTTCGCGCCGGGGTCTGGCGCCCCAGATCCTGGTCGCGCATGGCGACGCAACGGCTTTCGATCCGCAGCTTTTGTTCGGTGTCCCCTGCTTCGATCACATCATGATTTCCTATAGCCTCTCGATGATCCCGAACTGGAGCAAAGTGCTTGAGGCCGCAATCGGCCACCTCAAGCCCGGCGGACGTTTGCACATTGTCGATTTCGGCAAGCAGGAACGGCTGCCCGGCATGGCCCGCGCGCTGCTGTTGCGATGGCTTGCATTATTCGACGTGACGCCGCGCGACGATCTGGAACGGGTACTGTCGAGGGCCGGTGGGGCCTGCGGCGCCGATCTGAAATTCGAACGTCCGTTCCGCGGCTACGCGCAATATGCGGTGTTGACGCTCCCCTTAACACCCTCGGGGCCAAAGTGA